A DNA window from Helianthus annuus cultivar XRQ/B chromosome 15, HanXRQr2.0-SUNRISE, whole genome shotgun sequence contains the following coding sequences:
- the LOC110913187 gene encoding uncharacterized protein LOC110913187, producing the protein MEKLQGDYKTQFGLLREYAEQLMKSNPGTTVTIDVEPSSCKAKSSTRQFRRIYICYGAFKKGFKIIGRDILGLDGCFMKGPYPGQILTAVGVDGNNGIYPVAFAVVESETTKTWTWFLEQLTVDLELPRTAKNCQLHLHKRQTKGAIVLCITCLNGILPAVSKVFPMAEHRYCIRHIHENMKANANWRDDKIKGLFWNAASATTVPWFDHAMQDIKMVDKKLHDWLRQIPVKHWSRCQFSGRPKCDILLNNICEVFNRQLIHARDKPIITSLECIREYLMKRNLVVHKLIAKSKGPLTPYATEALDKITQEAAEYTVIFNSISKYQVNGPRDNKVVNLVEKSCTCRRWDLTGIPCKHAAACIWNLALHGKDDGVLEKWVDKSYWMQTWKDVYSHVIDSVDGQDLWTPSTCPTKLLPPKHHKQIGRPKKKRKKSAVEITELTQ; encoded by the exons ATGGAGAAGCTTCAAGGGGATTATAAAACTCAGTTTGGGTTACTTAGGGAATATGCTGAACAGTTAATGAAATCGAATCCAGGAACAACTGTTACCATAGATGTTGAACCATCTAGTTGTAAGGCCAAAAGTTCAACAAGGCAGTTTAGGAGGATTTATATTTGTTATGGTGCATTTAAGAAGGGTTTTAAGATAATTGGTAGAGACATTCTAGGGTTGGACGGATGCTTTATGAAGGGGCCCTACCCTGGCCAAATTTTAACAGCAGTGGGTGTTGATGGAAACAACGGGATTTATCCTGTTGCTTTTGCTGTGGTTGAGTCTGAAACTACAAAGACCTGGACCTGGTTTTTAGAACAACTTACTGTAGATCTGGAGCTGCCAAGAACTGCCAAGAACTGCCAACTTCACCTTCATAAGCGACAGACAAAAGGTGCCATTGTGTTATGTATAACTTGTTTAAAT GGAATACTACCTGCTGTTAGCAAGGTCTTTCCTATGGCAGAGCATAGATACTGTATTCGGCATATACATGAAAATATGAAGGCTAATGCTAACTGGAGGGATGATAAGATAAAGGGTCTATTCTGGAATGCTGCTTCTGCAACAACAGTTCCTTGGTTTGATCATGCAATGCAAGATATCAAGATGGTAGATAAGAAGCTGCATGACTGGTTGAGACAGATCCCAGTGAAACATTGGAGCCGGTGTCAGTTTAGTG GTAGGCCAAAGTGTGACATTCTTCTAAACAACATTTGTGAAGTCTTCAATAGGCAGTTGATACATGCTAGGGATAAACCAATCATTACCAGTCTAGAGTGCATCAGGGAATACCTAATGAAGAGGAATCTTGTTGTACACAAGCTGATTGCAAAGAGCAAAGGTCCTCTAACCCCCTATGCAACTGAAGCCCTAGACAAGATCACACAAGAAGCTGCTGAGTACACTGTTATCTTTAACTCTATCtccaagtatcaagttaatgggCCAAGAGACAACAAAGTAGTGAACTTGGTGGAGAAAAGTTGCACCTGCAGAAGATGGGACTTGACTGGCATCCCTTGCAAGCATGCAGCTGCTTGTATATGGAACTTGGCCTTACATGGCAAGGATGATGGTGTATTGGAGAAGTGGGTTGATAAATCATACTGGATGCAGACTTGGAAGGATGTGTATTCCCATGTAATTGATTCAGTAGATGGTCAAGACTTATGGACACCTTCCACATGCCCTACTAAGCTGCTTCCACCAAAGCACCACAAGCAAATAGGCAGGccaaaaaagaaaaggaagaaatctGCTGTGGAAATAACTGAGTTGACTCAATAG